A genomic window from Actinomycetaceae bacterium MB13-C1-2 includes:
- a CDS encoding glycosyltransferase family 2 protein — MVSRPSGSLKAEVVVPVHREDRPIRRAVDSVLACPQAGVVVVAHGIDPSVLDLPDDPRVRVVEVSRNVGKPGAAFNEGVREVTAPWLGIMGSDDWFEDGALDLMMTHLKQDGADGVIAPLRPDHLSANVVLPVTSRQRNLRGAKDRLFHRTAPLGLFRTEILQNPDYSFDEDVVSGEDLKTSTRLWTSGISISYYASDPAYVVGSDASSRVTTIEKPLSEHMAALSDLWESDLINSLSIRERQDLAEKIFQVSVVPLFQDRRSREDWGQGDFEWLCDLVAQMQGKAQGFDQGFTRTWNAILVSLLERDFNASMGVIANSRYLDNRLPARVAGLVHRHSWWRKELRRKRVSARVQKERSRSSGGDHVSSNR, encoded by the coding sequence ATGGTCAGCAGACCGTCAGGTTCCCTAAAGGCAGAGGTTGTCGTTCCTGTACACCGTGAAGATCGTCCGATCAGAAGAGCCGTAGATTCCGTTCTCGCCTGTCCACAAGCAGGGGTAGTGGTTGTGGCTCATGGGATCGACCCGTCCGTTCTGGACCTACCTGATGATCCCCGGGTGCGTGTGGTTGAAGTAAGTCGAAACGTTGGAAAGCCGGGTGCTGCATTCAACGAGGGCGTGCGCGAGGTGACTGCTCCCTGGTTAGGAATTATGGGCTCGGACGACTGGTTCGAGGATGGGGCGCTAGACCTGATGATGACTCACCTCAAGCAGGACGGGGCGGACGGCGTAATTGCTCCGCTTAGACCAGATCACCTTTCAGCCAACGTGGTTCTTCCAGTGACATCTCGTCAACGCAACCTTCGGGGCGCAAAGGATCGACTTTTTCATCGGACTGCGCCGCTTGGCCTGTTTAGAACAGAGATCCTTCAGAATCCCGACTATTCATTCGACGAAGATGTGGTATCTGGAGAAGACTTGAAGACGAGCACCAGATTATGGACGTCGGGCATTTCAATTTCCTACTACGCAAGTGATCCGGCATACGTGGTCGGGAGCGATGCTTCCTCGCGCGTCACAACAATCGAGAAACCTCTTTCGGAGCATATGGCCGCCCTGAGCGATCTGTGGGAGAGCGACCTGATCAACTCCCTCTCGATTCGCGAAAGACAAGACTTGGCCGAAAAGATCTTTCAGGTGAGCGTTGTCCCCCTATTCCAAGACCGCAGAAGTCGCGAAGACTGGGGCCAGGGTGACTTTGAGTGGCTTTGTGATCTGGTCGCGCAGATGCAGGGGAAGGCTCAGGGATTTGACCAAGGTTTCACCCGAACTTGGAACGCTATCTTGGTGTCGCTTCTAGAGAGAGACTTCAACGCGTCGATGGGCGTCATAGCGAATTCCCGATACCTGGATAATCGATTGCCGGCGCGAGTCGCAGGGTTAGTACATCGTCACAGTTGGTGGCGAAAAGAGCTTCGACGGAAGCGCGTGAGTGCGAGGGTCCAAAAAGAACGCTCACGATCGAGCGGAGGAGACCATGTTTCTTCAAACCGGTAG
- a CDS encoding ABC transporter ATP-binding protein: protein MKQALGRLRSILPYLPEGAVPYMVRYVVLSCLLTLLDVAALMLLALSLSTMLQGDDVVIPVINFTVSQDNYVWLLVVVSALILLKSLLSLLQQWFATRRFTEFELTLGLRLFDAYIGAPWIDRLARSTATLVRMADVGVAALVSGLIMPLIALPAALVSTILILVTLLVVQPLTAVVSIFYLGGIAVLMSVVLSKKTLEAGSVNQRYSYKVASLMTDMVGALKEITLRNKFDEVAGEVRSNRKHSTRARANIQFLGSIPKFVMDGALVGGFLLVGAISYLVDGNLNDAIGAVVMFAVTSMRLIPSLLTYQTTVNTLNSNAAQIDAVLRDLRSADKYRSTTEHLGKEPLLHDPEELTLDNVTFTYPNRDEPAVSEVSMSIKMGSRVGIVGESGSGKSTLVDIILGLLVPQEGKVSVDGQDITDVMTDWRSRVGYVPQDVSLFDGTIAQNVALTWQDDIDTEKVIECLKKAQMWKAVQERPGGLGAKIGERGIALSGGQRQRLGIARALYADPYILIMDEATSALDTKTEAKITKALSKLRGEVTVISIAHRLSTVKDADELFYMENSFVLAHGTFDEVVADVPNFREQAQLAGLLEHAEK from the coding sequence ATGAAACAAGCACTTGGGCGCCTCCGATCGATTCTGCCCTACTTACCAGAGGGCGCGGTGCCCTACATGGTGCGATACGTGGTGCTGTCTTGTCTTCTTACTCTGCTTGATGTCGCCGCGCTGATGCTACTTGCCCTCTCACTTTCGACAATGTTGCAGGGCGATGATGTCGTAATCCCAGTCATAAACTTCACGGTCAGCCAGGACAATTACGTCTGGCTGTTGGTGGTCGTCTCGGCGCTTATCCTCCTGAAGTCCCTGCTCTCCCTGCTACAACAGTGGTTCGCAACCAGACGATTTACCGAGTTTGAGTTGACCCTCGGCCTGCGTTTGTTCGACGCATACATCGGAGCACCTTGGATTGATCGACTTGCCCGATCAACTGCGACACTGGTGAGAATGGCCGATGTTGGAGTAGCGGCGTTGGTCAGTGGACTGATCATGCCGCTGATCGCTCTCCCAGCGGCACTAGTCTCTACGATTTTGATACTTGTAACGTTGCTCGTTGTTCAGCCTCTAACAGCGGTGGTCTCGATCTTCTACCTCGGGGGCATTGCCGTCCTCATGAGCGTAGTTCTGAGTAAGAAAACGTTAGAGGCGGGTAGCGTCAATCAGCGTTACAGCTACAAGGTCGCCTCGCTCATGACAGATATGGTGGGCGCCCTAAAAGAGATCACGCTTCGCAACAAGTTCGACGAGGTGGCGGGCGAAGTGCGAAGCAACAGAAAACACTCCACTCGTGCCAGGGCGAACATACAGTTTCTTGGCTCCATCCCCAAGTTTGTAATGGATGGCGCTCTGGTCGGAGGATTCCTCCTTGTTGGCGCAATCTCGTACCTGGTGGACGGCAACCTTAACGACGCTATCGGAGCCGTTGTCATGTTCGCGGTGACCTCCATGCGCCTGATTCCCTCACTCCTCACGTATCAGACAACAGTCAATACTCTCAACTCCAACGCGGCACAGATAGACGCCGTACTACGCGATCTTCGATCAGCCGATAAGTACCGCTCCACCACGGAGCACCTGGGCAAGGAACCGCTACTCCACGACCCCGAAGAACTGACCCTCGATAACGTGACCTTTACCTACCCGAACCGTGATGAACCCGCAGTGAGTGAAGTTTCGATGTCTATCAAGATGGGTTCGAGAGTCGGCATCGTCGGTGAATCCGGATCGGGAAAATCTACTCTGGTGGATATCATTCTTGGTCTTCTTGTACCCCAAGAAGGCAAGGTGAGTGTTGATGGGCAGGACATCACCGATGTGATGACAGATTGGCGTTCTCGAGTCGGCTACGTCCCACAGGACGTTTCACTGTTTGATGGCACTATCGCCCAGAATGTTGCCTTGACTTGGCAGGACGACATTGACACCGAGAAGGTCATAGAGTGCCTGAAAAAAGCCCAAATGTGGAAAGCGGTGCAAGAACGGCCTGGGGGTCTGGGAGCCAAGATTGGTGAACGAGGCATTGCTCTGTCAGGGGGGCAACGCCAAAGACTCGGCATCGCGCGTGCCCTCTACGCCGATCCGTACATCCTGATAATGGACGAGGCGACATCCGCACTTGACACGAAGACCGAAGCCAAAATAACGAAGGCACTTAGCAAACTACGGGGCGAAGTTACCGTGATCTCAATCGCCCACCGTCTTTCGACAGTCAAGGATGCCGATGAGCTGTTTTACATGGAAAACAGCTTCGTCCTCGCCCACGGAACATTTGACGAGGTGGTAGCGGACGTTCCGAACTTCCGTGAACAGGCTCAACTAGCTGGACTGCTGGAACACGCCGAGAAGTAA
- a CDS encoding N-acetylmuramoyl-L-alanine amidase, protein MATLQRTTSRLILKKAGATVVTGALAFGSLALVTTDAGATESASPSTFPTAPFLSTTEIATLFMNQVDPVVVDPETTELDFADAVIDESYTETGPVTEEQGDRQQVEAVEQALQEQTVEESKRTLAPDTQGIARIDLEADVAVLGVTWDLGSPQPESVYWRYLTDGMWTEWRTIESEVNQSVDETRGGTEPLTLANVQAVEVVAKTDSGTDVSGLTLHVINAETFAPAENVLLDIYPDQTDEDDAQSADELVEEEDNQSDGPTKTDEDDQDSRSDEPVEADQDDKALDTDELVGTDLRDKALDTDGLVETDGVSFSGSVVQSLRGIQPAVGLNSAGTIYDTGFEGLKIGTRKAWCTGDCRQVSTWTPEPIAVKGAVVHHTEGNNNYTQAQVPQQLRNVYQWQAVSRGWGDIGYNLVVDKYGGVWEGRYGGLTKGIQGAHALGANYDTFGITVLGSYTDSAPPVVARQAMSKAIAWKLNLHGVKSATEKVKVQAQWAGGATVPRVSAHRDVGWTDCPGDAFYKQMDTVRSEVNAYLAKLNAPSSGTTTPSTTTFKPGNVISDAVFYNPNAMTESQIKSFIESAGASCKSSGSSKCLKDMTFPTSKLNPIRVKTGGCSALNLSGSQRPWTIIDKTAKACGLNPQVILVTLQKEQSGLTQPKTDAVWAKAMGAGCPDGSGCDAAQAGFAKQVYYGAEKLATYKINATWEQYILAFQNGQSVTVQNNAGTACGSQTFKLENYATASLYMYTPYVGNGTGANCPAIGQKMFWDLMKRYFPASSGGDSSNNSPTPVEWSGSRQIGNGWPAQIVYAGDWNGDSRPDLMLVDSNKNLRLYAGGYDETFAMPVVIGNGWGKMDWIQGGVDWDGDGNNDILARHSLTGALHLYRGDGKGGWAGSRVIGQGWGGMSKMALVQLGSRPAIYGIKGDTLHFYLGDGNGGFASSVNMGSGWSSVTAMTGVGHWGGGGTADLVVREKSGNLFRYTASASGTLSGKLAIGQGWNGMVAIGSASQKDFKSSLWAVHSDGRLFSYGVR, encoded by the coding sequence GTGGCAACTCTGCAGAGGACTACCTCAAGACTGATTCTCAAAAAGGCCGGGGCTACGGTCGTGACCGGGGCTCTTGCTTTTGGCTCCCTGGCGCTCGTGACAACGGATGCCGGTGCAACGGAGTCAGCTTCTCCCTCGACGTTCCCCACAGCCCCATTCCTATCTACGACCGAGATAGCAACTTTGTTTATGAACCAGGTTGACCCGGTTGTTGTGGATCCGGAGACAACCGAACTCGACTTCGCGGACGCAGTAATCGACGAGAGCTACACGGAGACCGGCCCTGTGACCGAGGAACAGGGCGATCGACAACAGGTTGAGGCGGTCGAGCAGGCGCTTCAAGAGCAGACGGTGGAGGAGTCGAAGAGAACTCTCGCCCCGGACACTCAGGGGATAGCTCGCATTGATCTCGAAGCCGATGTCGCCGTGCTCGGCGTGACCTGGGACCTTGGTTCGCCACAGCCCGAGTCAGTTTACTGGCGCTATCTGACAGACGGAATGTGGACCGAGTGGAGGACTATAGAGTCCGAGGTCAATCAGTCGGTAGACGAGACCCGTGGCGGAACTGAGCCCCTCACACTAGCCAACGTGCAGGCCGTCGAGGTTGTGGCCAAGACCGATTCGGGCACCGATGTCTCTGGTCTTACGTTGCATGTGATCAATGCTGAGACCTTTGCGCCAGCCGAAAACGTTCTGCTTGATATCTACCCGGATCAGACTGATGAAGACGACGCCCAGTCGGCAGATGAGTTAGTCGAGGAAGAGGACAACCAATCGGACGGTCCGACCAAAACGGATGAAGATGACCAAGATTCGAGGTCAGATGAACCGGTGGAAGCGGATCAAGACGACAAGGCTCTCGACACAGACGAACTGGTTGGGACAGATCTGAGAGACAAGGCTCTTGACACCGACGGTTTGGTCGAAACGGACGGAGTGTCATTTTCCGGCTCGGTAGTACAGTCTCTGCGCGGCATCCAGCCCGCGGTCGGACTCAACTCAGCGGGGACTATCTACGACACTGGCTTCGAAGGCTTGAAGATTGGCACAAGGAAAGCGTGGTGTACTGGTGACTGTCGCCAGGTGAGCACCTGGACCCCCGAGCCGATAGCGGTTAAGGGAGCCGTGGTTCACCACACCGAGGGAAATAACAACTACACCCAGGCTCAGGTTCCGCAGCAGTTACGCAATGTCTACCAGTGGCAGGCAGTGTCTCGGGGTTGGGGAGACATCGGCTATAACTTGGTTGTCGATAAGTACGGTGGGGTTTGGGAAGGTCGCTACGGTGGGCTCACTAAGGGGATTCAAGGAGCCCACGCACTGGGTGCAAACTACGACACTTTTGGGATCACGGTCTTAGGAAGCTATACGGACTCAGCTCCTCCGGTAGTTGCCCGGCAGGCAATGAGCAAAGCGATTGCCTGGAAACTGAACCTGCACGGAGTCAAGAGTGCGACAGAAAAGGTCAAGGTCCAGGCCCAGTGGGCCGGTGGAGCAACCGTTCCCAGGGTCTCCGCACATCGTGACGTGGGTTGGACAGACTGTCCCGGAGATGCCTTTTACAAGCAAATGGATACAGTCCGCAGCGAAGTAAATGCCTACCTTGCGAAGCTTAATGCTCCGTCTTCAGGTACGACTACGCCATCCACCACCACGTTTAAGCCGGGCAATGTGATCTCCGATGCGGTGTTCTACAACCCGAATGCGATGACTGAGTCCCAGATCAAGAGCTTCATCGAGTCGGCTGGTGCGAGTTGTAAATCAAGCGGGAGTTCAAAGTGCCTAAAGGATATGACGTTCCCAACCTCTAAGCTCAATCCGATCCGAGTGAAGACAGGAGGTTGCTCGGCGCTCAATCTGAGCGGTAGCCAGCGACCGTGGACCATCATCGACAAAACCGCAAAGGCTTGCGGTCTAAACCCCCAGGTCATTCTCGTCACCCTTCAAAAGGAACAGTCTGGCCTGACTCAGCCCAAGACCGATGCTGTCTGGGCCAAGGCAATGGGTGCGGGTTGTCCGGATGGAAGTGGGTGCGATGCGGCGCAGGCAGGCTTTGCAAAACAGGTCTACTACGGCGCCGAAAAGCTTGCCACATACAAGATCAATGCGACCTGGGAACAGTACATTCTTGCGTTCCAAAACGGACAGAGTGTGACGGTTCAGAACAATGCTGGCACCGCCTGCGGTTCGCAGACCTTCAAGCTTGAGAACTACGCTACGGCTTCCCTTTACATGTACACGCCGTACGTCGGCAACGGGACCGGAGCAAACTGTCCGGCCATCGGTCAAAAGATGTTCTGGGACTTGATGAAACGTTACTTCCCGGCATCCTCGGGCGGAGACTCCTCGAATAACTCTCCTACGCCGGTCGAGTGGTCGGGCAGCCGACAGATCGGAAACGGTTGGCCCGCGCAGATCGTATATGCCGGGGACTGGAACGGAGATTCGAGACCCGACCTCATGCTGGTAGACAGCAACAAGAATCTGAGGCTGTATGCGGGCGGTTACGACGAGACGTTCGCCATGCCGGTGGTCATCGGTAACGGCTGGGGAAAGATGGACTGGATTCAGGGTGGCGTCGATTGGGACGGTGATGGAAACAATGACATCCTCGCGCGGCACTCACTGACTGGTGCCTTGCATCTGTACCGCGGAGACGGAAAAGGTGGTTGGGCGGGCTCACGCGTCATTGGTCAGGGCTGGGGTGGCATGTCGAAGATGGCTCTGGTGCAGTTGGGTTCCCGTCCGGCAATCTACGGCATAAAGGGAGACACGCTTCATTTCTACCTAGGGGACGGCAATGGCGGTTTCGCGTCTTCGGTGAATATGGGATCGGGCTGGTCGTCGGTGACGGCCATGACCGGCGTGGGCCACTGGGGTGGTGGAGGAACCGCCGATCTTGTTGTTCGAGAAAAGTCTGGCAACCTTTTCCGTTACACGGCCTCGGCGAGTGGAACTCTTAGTGGAAAGCTGGCCATTGGTCAGGGATGGAACGGGATGGTTGCGATCGGCTCAGCAAGCCAGAAGGACTTCAAGTCCTCACTTTGGGCGGTGCACTCGGATGGTCGACTATTCTCTTACGGTGTCAGATAA
- a CDS encoding FG-GAP-like repeat-containing protein — translation MATRLIRTSKSYLAAFGATVVVSVLALGSVFLIAPGAQAVGSPSSIGSEGATSFFTGEIPALFVNEVDPVVDNPEATEVEFADAVISESYTETGPVAEEVGNEQQVEAVQQAGKDGSDESVLQGIARIDLDADVAVVGATWDIDSPTPEIIAWRSLSNGVWSEWGNLEAESNEESGEVLAGTEVLILANTDAVEVVAITAEGTPVPGLALQVVNAEYFAPADNALLDIYPDEEAQSGEEATGDQPQKEGTEGQSGEVDEELEETGYTEDVALDKKDLAQADGVSLRSSSVPNSLSSLSTSGLNAGGTIYDTGYDGLKIGTRKQWCTGPSCDVDEWTTNKVQGAVVHHTESSKDGYTKAQVPQLIQNIQYYHAVTRGWGDIGYNLIVDAYGGVWEGRVGSLTNQVQGAHAYGANYETFGIAMLGSYTKVAPPTVARQAMSKAIAWKLNQVGVKSATTKIQVPGAWNLEAGSAAKISVPAVSAHRDVGPTDCPGDAFYAQMDTVRSEVDAHLARMNISRAEPMGGTIGQPSPISWNGPVQIGNGWFSRVVFPGDWDGNGYPDMILIDDAGYMWLYPGLANERFGVRYRIGNGWNNVEWVQGGVDWNGDGNVDIIARMKSDNSLRLYPGNGRGGFLPSRQIGNGWGGMSHILLTETATGPGIYAVTAGESRMYFYPGDGFGGFRSPNRLGTGWGAMSALVAVGDWTGDGVPDMLARDRDGLLYLYAGLSDGTPGIRTLVGNGWNSMANMSGSDKGTLNAPLWAVRQDGALMSYGVNGGTSNALGIAVANAAKKQVGVAVGECTWVISRALEAAGISVPWYAGTVAEPYLQVGAKQVTGEWQAGDILIWPGEHAAIYIGNGQAVHGGWSTGKTTVITTTKVFVGGSKVAREPSTVVRFS, via the coding sequence GTGGCAACTCGGCTGATTCGTACCTCGAAATCTTACTTGGCGGCATTCGGAGCAACTGTTGTTGTCTCCGTACTGGCCTTGGGTTCTGTCTTCCTCATCGCCCCTGGGGCGCAGGCTGTTGGCAGTCCCTCATCGATAGGTTCCGAGGGTGCAACTTCTTTCTTTACGGGTGAGATTCCGGCGCTGTTCGTTAACGAGGTCGATCCGGTGGTTGATAATCCGGAAGCTACCGAGGTTGAGTTCGCCGACGCCGTGATCAGCGAGTCCTACACCGAGACGGGACCTGTCGCTGAGGAGGTCGGAAACGAACAGCAGGTAGAGGCAGTGCAACAGGCGGGGAAGGACGGAAGCGATGAATCAGTTCTTCAGGGCATCGCTCGGATCGACCTGGACGCAGACGTTGCTGTCGTCGGCGCTACATGGGACATTGACTCGCCCACTCCCGAGATCATAGCTTGGCGTTCTCTTTCGAACGGAGTGTGGTCGGAATGGGGGAACCTAGAAGCAGAGTCGAATGAGGAAAGCGGGGAGGTACTCGCTGGCACCGAGGTGCTGATTCTGGCAAATACGGATGCCGTAGAGGTGGTTGCGATTACCGCTGAAGGAACTCCGGTTCCGGGATTGGCACTCCAGGTAGTCAATGCCGAGTATTTCGCGCCCGCCGATAACGCCCTCCTCGACATATACCCTGACGAAGAAGCTCAGTCGGGGGAAGAAGCTACAGGGGATCAACCTCAAAAGGAAGGGACTGAGGGACAGTCGGGTGAGGTCGACGAAGAGTTGGAGGAAACGGGTTACACGGAGGACGTCGCGCTCGACAAGAAAGACCTCGCCCAGGCAGACGGAGTCTCACTGAGATCGTCCTCGGTACCGAACTCGCTGAGCTCGCTGTCCACGAGCGGATTGAACGCTGGGGGAACGATCTATGATACGGGCTACGACGGGCTGAAGATCGGCACTCGGAAGCAATGGTGCACCGGTCCCAGCTGTGATGTTGATGAATGGACTACCAATAAAGTCCAGGGTGCCGTGGTTCACCATACGGAGAGCAGCAAGGACGGATATACCAAAGCCCAGGTCCCCCAACTGATCCAAAACATCCAGTATTATCATGCGGTCACTCGCGGCTGGGGCGATATCGGGTACAACCTGATCGTTGACGCCTACGGTGGTGTCTGGGAGGGACGAGTCGGAAGCCTTACCAACCAGGTTCAGGGAGCCCACGCATACGGGGCCAACTATGAGACTTTTGGTATTGCGATGCTCGGTTCGTACACGAAAGTCGCGCCTCCAACCGTTGCTCGTCAAGCAATGAGTAAGGCGATCGCATGGAAGCTAAACCAGGTTGGTGTGAAGAGCGCTACGACCAAGATTCAAGTGCCCGGTGCCTGGAACCTAGAGGCCGGAAGCGCCGCAAAGATCTCCGTGCCGGCCGTTTCGGCGCATCGAGATGTTGGGCCGACGGACTGCCCCGGTGACGCTTTCTATGCGCAAATGGACACTGTACGCAGTGAGGTCGACGCACATCTAGCAAGAATGAACATATCCAGGGCGGAACCTATGGGTGGCACGATTGGCCAACCCTCACCGATAAGTTGGAATGGCCCGGTGCAGATCGGCAATGGCTGGTTTTCACGAGTCGTATTCCCTGGAGACTGGGATGGCAATGGCTATCCGGACATGATTCTCATTGATGATGCTGGGTACATGTGGCTGTACCCAGGGCTGGCGAACGAGCGATTTGGTGTTCGCTATAGGATCGGAAACGGATGGAATAACGTTGAATGGGTTCAAGGCGGAGTGGACTGGAATGGTGACGGCAACGTTGACATCATCGCGAGGATGAAGTCTGACAACTCCTTGCGGCTGTACCCGGGCAACGGCAGAGGTGGATTTCTGCCATCGCGTCAGATCGGCAATGGGTGGGGTGGTATGTCCCACATCCTCCTCACGGAAACGGCGACAGGTCCCGGGATATACGCCGTGACGGCAGGTGAGTCTCGGATGTACTTCTATCCGGGGGATGGCTTCGGTGGTTTTCGATCACCTAATCGCCTCGGTACCGGGTGGGGGGCAATGAGCGCTCTCGTTGCAGTGGGAGACTGGACCGGCGATGGAGTTCCCGACATGTTGGCACGAGATCGTGACGGACTTCTTTACCTGTATGCCGGACTTTCTGACGGAACGCCAGGGATTCGCACTCTCGTCGGCAATGGTTGGAACTCGATGGCAAACATGAGCGGCTCCGACAAGGGAACGCTCAATGCACCGCTGTGGGCTGTGAGACAAGACGGTGCGTTGATGTCATACGGGGTTAACGGTGGCACTTCAAATGCCCTGGGTATCGCGGTGGCGAACGCTGCCAAGAAACAGGTTGGGGTGGCGGTAGGTGAATGTACCTGGGTGATTTCGCGGGCGCTTGAAGCGGCTGGGATTAGTGTGCCATGGTACGCGGGAACTGTAGCTGAGCCATATCTGCAGGTTGGGGCTAAGCAGGTCACGGGGGAGTGGCAAGCCGGTGACATTCTGATTTGGCCTGGTGAGCACGCCGCAATCTACATCGGAAATGGGCAGGCTGTTCACGGTGGATGGTCAACGGGCAAGACTACAGTGATAACCACCACGAAGGTTTTTGTAGGAGGCTCAAAGGTGGCGCGTGAGCCCTCGACCGTCGTGAGGTTTAGTTAG